A window of the Paenibacillus woosongensis genome harbors these coding sequences:
- a CDS encoding carbohydrate ABC transporter permease: MDKVLSNKKIIALYVLPSLLLILGVVYIPIILTGYYGLNKWNGISAMSYIGFENYLALAKDSAFWSSAWHSLLLALFSTLSLVIYLAVAMVLATRIKGANLFRKIYLIPMLLSSVAIAQLWLKIYHPTNGIVNSFLQSIGIANPPAWLADTSLVLPALFIPILWQYAGFYILIYYAALKNIPASLEEAAKIDGANALQIAWKIKLPLAMEVIKVTIVLAVVGSLKYFDLIYVMTDGGPNGASEVMASYMYRVAFRAYDFGYGSAIGFFLLVICLIITWVIRKLTATKDTIQYS; this comes from the coding sequence GTGGATAAGGTGCTCTCCAATAAAAAGATAATCGCACTCTATGTACTGCCATCACTGCTTCTCATTTTGGGCGTCGTGTACATTCCGATCATACTTACCGGCTACTACGGCTTGAATAAATGGAATGGCATCAGCGCCATGAGTTACATCGGTTTTGAAAACTACCTGGCTCTAGCGAAGGATAGCGCTTTTTGGAGCAGTGCCTGGCACTCGCTTCTGCTGGCTTTGTTCTCTACGCTCAGCTTAGTGATTTATTTGGCTGTAGCTATGGTTCTTGCTACCCGCATCAAGGGAGCGAACCTGTTCCGTAAAATCTATTTGATCCCGATGCTGTTGTCGTCGGTTGCGATTGCGCAATTGTGGCTAAAAATTTACCATCCGACCAATGGGATCGTAAACAGCTTTTTGCAATCTATCGGTATTGCTAATCCTCCTGCATGGCTTGCAGACACATCGTTGGTACTGCCTGCACTGTTCATTCCGATTCTGTGGCAATATGCGGGTTTTTATATTCTGATCTACTACGCAGCTCTGAAGAATATTCCGGCTTCCCTGGAGGAAGCGGCGAAAATCGACGGTGCGAACGCACTGCAAATCGCTTGGAAAATCAAGCTTCCACTTGCGATGGAAGTGATCAAGGTTACGATCGTTCTTGCCGTTGTCGGGTCGCTGAAATATTTTGACCTGATCTACGTTATGACCGACGGCGGACCAAACGGAGCCAGTGAGGTTATGGCCTCGTACATGTATCGCGTAGCTTTCCGGGCTTATGATTTCGGCTACGGCAGCGCGATCGGATTCTTCCTGCTCGTCATTTGTCTCATCATTACGTGGGTTATTCGCAAATTAACCGCTACGAAAGATACCATTCAATATTCCTAA
- a CDS encoding carbohydrate ABC transporter permease, translated as MISGTAGQLQSGPASSGAALGRKIGYGLLYIILILVAVLQLLPLVWLLFFSLKNNQEVFNLPPFSLPMDPKWANYSKVWNAGNINVYFLNSVWVTVLATALTVILGSLVTYAVTRMKWKGSSFVLGLFMVAMMIPVHSTLIPLFSVYNKIGLTDHPLSLIFSYVAFNMPITIMILLGFYYALPREVEEAAVIDGCSVNRMFAQIVFPMTSSVLATTAIINMIYNWNEFIFVNTFISSDIYKTLTVGVQNFIGQYTTDWGAIGATLMISILPILITFLFLSDKIVEGIAAGSVKG; from the coding sequence ATGATATCTGGAACCGCAGGACAGCTTCAGAGCGGACCGGCTAGCTCGGGGGCAGCCCTTGGACGCAAAATAGGCTATGGCCTGTTGTATATCATTCTGATTCTGGTGGCTGTTCTTCAATTGCTGCCGCTCGTATGGCTGCTGTTCTTCTCGCTTAAAAACAATCAGGAAGTGTTCAACCTTCCGCCGTTCTCGCTCCCGATGGACCCTAAATGGGCAAACTATAGCAAGGTATGGAACGCGGGGAATATTAATGTGTACTTCTTGAACAGCGTATGGGTTACCGTATTGGCGACCGCGCTGACGGTTATTCTGGGCAGCTTGGTCACCTATGCCGTAACGAGAATGAAGTGGAAGGGAAGCTCCTTCGTGCTTGGCCTGTTTATGGTCGCAATGATGATTCCTGTCCACTCGACGCTCATTCCTTTGTTTAGCGTATATAACAAAATCGGATTGACGGATCATCCGTTGTCGCTCATATTCTCCTATGTTGCGTTCAATATGCCGATTACGATTATGATTCTGCTGGGCTTCTACTACGCGCTGCCGCGCGAGGTGGAGGAAGCCGCCGTCATCGACGGCTGCTCTGTGAACCGGATGTTCGCGCAAATCGTATTTCCTATGACGAGCTCCGTGCTGGCCACAACAGCGATCATCAACATGATCTATAACTGGAACGAGTTTATTTTCGTAAATACGTTCATTAGCTCTGATATCTACAAGACCCTGACGGTCGGTGTACAGAACTTCATCGGTCAATATACGACGGACTGGGGTGCGATCGGCGCTACCCTGATGATCAGCATTCTGCCGATCCTGATCACTTTCCTGTTCCTTAGCGACAAGATCGTCGAAGGGATCGCCGCGGGTTCGGTTAAGGGTTAA
- a CDS encoding glycoside hydrolase family 43 protein has translation MAIIQNPILTGFNPDPSICRVGEDYYIAVSTFEWFPGVGIYHSKDLKNWRLVTRPLNRLSQLNMMGNPDSGGIWAPQLSYADGQFWLIYTDVKVTEGQWKDCHNYLVTCDTIDGEWSEPIYLNSSGFDPSLFHDEDGKKYLVNMLWDQRVGHHNFYGIVLQEYNASEKKLVGKREVIFKGTDIKLTEAPHLYKINGYYYLLTAEGGTKYDHCATLARSKNLRGPYEVHPDNPLISSFAVPRNPLQKAGHASIVQTHTDEWFLVHLTGRPLSREGQPLLDPRGYCPLGRETAIQRLEWKNDWPYVVGGNQPSLQIEGPNIPEVKWEPDFPEKDDFDSDKLNLHFQSLRIPLGEKIVSLTDKPGHLRLYGKESLTSKFTQAFIARRWQHFNFTAETKVAFNPTTFQQSAGLVNYYNTQNWTSCQISWNEDKGRILEIVACDNFTFSAPLQGNEIAIPEDVQYVYLRVDVETDVYRYSYSFDGANWTVIPVNFYSYKLSDDYIQGGGFFTGAFVGMQCQDTSGQNAPADFDYFVYKNN, from the coding sequence ATGGCTATCATTCAAAACCCGATTTTGACGGGCTTCAACCCGGACCCGAGCATTTGTCGTGTTGGAGAAGACTACTATATTGCCGTATCCACCTTCGAGTGGTTCCCAGGCGTGGGCATTTACCACTCGAAGGATTTGAAGAACTGGCGGCTGGTAACGAGACCTCTGAACCGCTTAAGCCAGCTCAACATGATGGGCAATCCGGATTCCGGCGGAATCTGGGCGCCTCAGCTGTCCTACGCGGACGGTCAATTCTGGCTCATTTACACGGACGTAAAAGTGACCGAAGGCCAATGGAAAGACTGCCACAACTATCTCGTGACCTGCGATACGATCGACGGCGAATGGTCCGAGCCGATTTATTTGAACAGCTCCGGCTTTGATCCATCGTTGTTCCATGATGAGGACGGCAAGAAATATCTCGTCAACATGCTGTGGGATCAGCGCGTCGGCCATCACAACTTCTATGGCATCGTACTTCAAGAGTACAACGCCAGTGAGAAGAAGCTGGTTGGCAAGCGGGAAGTTATTTTCAAAGGAACCGATATTAAGCTGACGGAAGCGCCACACTTGTACAAAATCAACGGCTACTACTATTTGCTGACGGCCGAAGGCGGCACCAAATACGATCACTGTGCAACGCTTGCACGATCCAAAAATCTGCGCGGCCCTTACGAGGTACATCCGGATAACCCGCTGATCTCGTCATTTGCCGTACCGCGCAACCCGCTGCAAAAGGCAGGACATGCCTCGATCGTGCAGACGCATACCGACGAATGGTTCCTCGTTCATCTGACGGGAAGACCGTTGTCCCGGGAAGGGCAGCCATTGCTCGACCCTCGCGGCTACTGCCCGCTGGGCAGAGAGACGGCTATTCAGCGCTTGGAATGGAAGAACGACTGGCCTTACGTCGTGGGCGGCAATCAGCCTTCCCTGCAAATCGAAGGGCCTAACATTCCGGAAGTGAAGTGGGAGCCTGATTTCCCGGAGAAGGACGATTTCGATAGCGACAAGCTGAATCTCCACTTCCAGAGCCTGCGGATTCCGCTCGGCGAGAAGATCGTTTCGCTTACTGACAAACCAGGCCATCTGCGTCTGTACGGCAAGGAATCGCTGACGTCCAAATTTACGCAGGCGTTCATTGCTAGACGCTGGCAGCATTTCAACTTCACGGCGGAAACCAAGGTTGCGTTCAATCCGACGACATTCCAGCAGTCCGCGGGACTAGTCAATTACTACAACACCCAGAACTGGACTTCCTGTCAAATCTCCTGGAATGAAGACAAGGGCAGAATCCTGGAAATCGTGGCCTGCGACAACTTTACGTTCTCTGCACCGCTGCAGGGCAATGAAATCGCGATTCCCGAGGACGTCCAGTACGTGTACCTGCGCGTAGACGTTGAGACCGATGTGTACCGTTACTCCTATTCTTTCGATGGAGCCAACTGGACCGTCATTCCGGTCAACTTCTACTCCTACAAGCTGTCGGATGATTACATCCAAGGCGGAGGCTTCTTCACGGGAGCGTTCGTGGGCATGCAGTGCCAGGACACTTCCGGCCAGAACGCACCGGCCGACTTCGACTACTTTGTGTACAAGAACAATTAA
- a CDS encoding AraC family transcriptional regulator — protein sequence MEIKTDRMRREMMLPDMESTFRVFAAHWRTVDRDWKYPSHKHPLFEVNLVLSGTQEMKVNRTVYVQQPGDLLLLGPDDVHESRVLGEEEMTYYCVHFDVDERAFRELLYRNEACYHAAGSELASAIRPALDKLIALTSEEAVVRVESRMEALSALFELFAGISGTLGRRDGDASPSRMSQTASEVAALLEQAVDETAEGTRNGRDMETIESIAAAVGYSPSSVNRMFTSVFGVSPRQYLSNLMLKKSKLLLMDPELTIEDVSHRLGYKNIAHFSRQFKRWTGESPSRFRGRFHN from the coding sequence ATGGAGATCAAAACCGATCGCATGAGAAGAGAAATGATGCTGCCCGATATGGAATCCACCTTCCGCGTATTTGCCGCACACTGGCGCACGGTCGACCGGGATTGGAAGTATCCTTCCCATAAACATCCCCTGTTCGAGGTCAATCTGGTTCTGTCCGGTACGCAGGAAATGAAGGTCAATCGAACGGTCTATGTGCAGCAGCCGGGTGATCTGCTCCTGCTCGGACCGGATGATGTGCATGAAAGCCGGGTGCTCGGCGAGGAGGAAATGACGTATTATTGCGTGCATTTTGACGTGGATGAACGAGCCTTCCGGGAGCTGTTGTACCGCAACGAAGCCTGCTATCATGCTGCGGGAAGCGAACTGGCATCAGCGATCCGCCCTGCGCTGGACAAGCTGATCGCTCTGACGTCGGAGGAGGCTGTGGTCCGCGTAGAATCCCGCATGGAAGCATTGTCTGCGTTGTTCGAGCTGTTTGCGGGAATTAGCGGCACGCTTGGCAGGCGGGACGGCGATGCTTCGCCATCGCGGATGTCCCAGACCGCTTCCGAGGTTGCTGCTTTACTGGAGCAAGCCGTGGATGAAACAGCGGAAGGCACCCGCAATGGCCGCGACATGGAGACGATTGAGTCGATCGCTGCGGCAGTAGGTTACAGCCCCTCTTCGGTGAACCGGATGTTTACATCGGTATTTGGCGTGTCCCCGCGGCAGTACTTGTCCAACTTGATGCTCAAGAAGTCCAAGCTGCTGCTAATGGATCCCGAGCTAACGATCGAGGACGTTTCGCATAGGCTGGGCTACAAGAATATCGCCCATTTCAGCCGCCAGTTCAAGCGCTGGACCGGAGAATCGCCAAGCCGATTCCGGGGGCGGTTTCATAATTAG
- a CDS encoding RDD family protein codes for MDQNQTPNPGPSLDPNYNAPVSGPPPWGNYNGPPVPPEPQYSRVEAIARSYGTDIVFRRWAATMIDLVTFVGILFTMLSFNNPYLAPVFIGFLLLYHLLLEGFTGFTVGKFIVRIQAVREDGRPPGLLKSLIRTLLRLVETNPALFGAIPAGICALATKKKQRLGDMAANTYVLKVSDLKFKEPSRRAKITLTAIFSVIICLAVIPNVIALTVTGYPESKPASVVHRSEDGQFQLTDGLGLKRDSSTIKEIDANLAISNYWGSKGIVVFTYPKEEFDAAVTLEDFYLAMKEERLDATTTVIHDRMIRINGDGAYELTYRERVDGDDYIYIATFVATPEHFHEVIAITEKRYYEEDRSKLRATIATFKETSGDT; via the coding sequence TTGGATCAAAACCAAACACCTAATCCGGGCCCCAGCTTAGACCCGAATTATAATGCTCCAGTTTCTGGGCCTCCTCCATGGGGAAATTACAACGGTCCGCCAGTTCCACCGGAGCCGCAATATTCGCGGGTAGAAGCAATTGCCCGCAGCTATGGAACTGACATCGTCTTTAGACGTTGGGCCGCTACGATGATAGACCTGGTCACTTTTGTGGGGATTCTCTTTACGATGCTCTCTTTTAACAATCCGTATTTGGCCCCGGTCTTTATTGGTTTCCTGCTGCTGTATCATCTTTTGCTTGAAGGCTTTACCGGTTTCACAGTGGGAAAATTCATTGTCCGCATTCAGGCTGTTAGAGAGGATGGAAGGCCGCCGGGATTGCTTAAGTCCTTGATTCGGACGCTGCTCCGCCTGGTCGAGACGAATCCTGCGTTATTTGGGGCCATACCTGCGGGAATTTGCGCTCTGGCCACGAAGAAGAAGCAGCGTCTAGGGGATATGGCCGCCAATACATATGTGTTAAAAGTGTCGGATTTAAAGTTCAAGGAGCCGAGCCGCAGGGCCAAAATTACGCTTACGGCGATATTCTCCGTCATTATTTGCCTGGCAGTAATACCGAACGTGATTGCCTTGACCGTAACCGGTTATCCGGAGTCTAAGCCGGCAAGCGTTGTACATAGAAGTGAAGATGGTCAGTTTCAACTGACGGATGGATTAGGGTTAAAGCGTGATTCTTCGACAATCAAAGAGATTGACGCGAACCTGGCAATATCCAATTACTGGGGCAGCAAAGGTATTGTTGTATTTACATATCCAAAAGAGGAATTTGATGCTGCTGTTACGCTAGAGGATTTTTACTTAGCCATGAAGGAGGAAAGGCTGGATGCAACGACGACCGTTATCCACGACCGGATGATCCGAATAAACGGCGATGGGGCTTACGAATTGACCTACCGGGAGAGGGTCGACGGAGATGATTACATTTATATTGCGACGTTTGTAGCTACACCGGAGCATTTTCATGAAGTCATCGCCATTACGGAAAAACGGTATTACGAGGAGGACCGGTCTAAGCTTCGCGCAACCATAGCTACCTTTAAGGAAACGAGCGGCGATACATAA
- a CDS encoding AraC family transcriptional regulator, translating to MSRINIVHFNETFQSQMDLSLLFFGMEECLSGHAWGPGLRDCYIIHYVLEGAGRFHIGGQTYELQSGDGFLIPPDTLVHYEADTASPWTYSWIGFRGLHVKSLLQRAGLSLVSPIFQTNSRLFKTFYNDLAAARLERGGDVLIQSIVYRMMAELISCSPDAALEPKASHSKEVYVNKAIEWIERSYSQKITVMDIARSVGLDRTYLSGLFKAQFGVSLQTFLLEYRMNRAIELLRNPELTISDVSRSVGYTDPFLFSKMFKKVTGHSPRSSRKRGENYKK from the coding sequence ATGAGCCGTATCAACATCGTTCACTTTAACGAAACTTTTCAGAGCCAAATGGATCTCAGCCTGCTATTCTTTGGCATGGAGGAATGCCTGTCCGGCCATGCCTGGGGCCCCGGGCTGCGCGACTGCTACATTATCCACTACGTCCTTGAAGGTGCGGGACGGTTTCATATCGGCGGCCAGACCTACGAACTGCAATCTGGTGATGGCTTCCTTATTCCTCCCGATACCCTGGTCCACTATGAAGCTGACACGGCCAGCCCATGGACGTATTCCTGGATCGGCTTCAGAGGGCTCCATGTCAAATCCTTGCTGCAGCGGGCCGGCCTCTCCCTGGTCAGCCCCATTTTTCAAACAAACAGCCGCCTGTTCAAAACCTTCTACAACGATCTCGCAGCTGCCCGCTTGGAACGCGGCGGGGACGTTCTGATTCAGAGTATCGTTTACCGCATGATGGCCGAACTGATTTCCTGTTCACCGGATGCGGCGCTGGAGCCTAAGGCCTCCCACTCCAAAGAAGTCTATGTGAACAAAGCCATTGAATGGATCGAGCGGAGCTACAGCCAAAAAATTACCGTCATGGACATCGCCCGTTCCGTCGGGCTTGACCGGACTTATTTATCCGGGCTGTTCAAGGCGCAGTTCGGCGTCTCTTTACAAACCTTTTTGCTGGAATATCGGATGAATCGAGCCATCGAGCTGCTCCGCAACCCCGAGCTTACCATCAGCGATGTATCGCGCTCTGTCGGCTATACCGACCCGTTTCTGTTTTCGAAAATGTTCAAAAAAGTGACTGGCCACTCGCCCAGGTCCTCCAGAAAGCGAGGGGAGAACTATAAAAAATAA
- a CDS encoding alpha-glucosidase/alpha-galactosidase, whose translation MAKITFLGAGSTVFVKNVLGDVMLTESLQGFELALFDIDMERLKDSENLLNSMKQSLGSTCVVKAYSNRKEALRGAKYVINAIQVGGYDPCTITDFELPKKYGLRQTIADTLGIGGIFRNLRTIPVMLDFARDMQEVCPDAWFLNYTNPMAVLTNVMNTVGGIKTVGLCHSVQKCIPELFGALGLSEEGLETKIAGINHMAWLLEVKRDGKDLYPEIRRLAAEKQKESHHDMVRFELMLRFGYYVTESSEHNAEYHPYFIKRNYPELIERFNIPLDEYPRRCIAQIEGWKEQRERLFASESIEHTRSLEYASYILEAMETNRPYKIGGNVMNTGLITNLPQEACVEVPCLVDASGITPTYVGALPPQLAALNRTNINTQLLTIEAAVTGKKEHIYHAALLDPHTAAELSIDDIVAMCDDLIEAHGEWLPRFQ comes from the coding sequence GTGGCTAAAATTACATTTTTAGGCGCAGGAAGTACGGTATTTGTCAAAAACGTTCTTGGAGACGTCATGCTGACCGAATCTCTGCAGGGCTTTGAACTCGCTTTATTTGATATCGATATGGAGCGGCTAAAGGATTCGGAGAACCTGCTCAACAGCATGAAGCAATCGCTTGGCAGTACCTGTGTTGTAAAGGCTTACAGCAATCGGAAGGAAGCGCTTCGGGGTGCGAAATATGTCATTAACGCGATTCAGGTGGGGGGTTATGACCCTTGCACGATTACCGATTTTGAACTCCCTAAAAAATATGGACTGCGGCAGACGATTGCCGATACGCTGGGGATTGGCGGCATATTCCGCAACTTACGTACAATTCCGGTGATGCTCGACTTCGCTAGGGATATGCAGGAGGTATGTCCGGATGCTTGGTTCTTAAATTATACGAACCCGATGGCGGTACTAACGAATGTCATGAATACCGTGGGCGGAATCAAGACTGTCGGCTTGTGCCATAGCGTCCAGAAATGCATTCCGGAGCTGTTCGGAGCGCTTGGCTTGAGCGAGGAAGGCCTGGAGACGAAGATAGCGGGGATCAATCATATGGCCTGGCTGCTGGAAGTGAAGCGGGACGGCAAGGATCTGTACCCGGAAATCCGCAGGCTTGCCGCCGAGAAGCAGAAGGAGAGCCACCATGATATGGTGCGCTTTGAGCTGATGCTGCGCTTCGGCTATTATGTCACGGAATCTTCGGAGCATAATGCTGAATATCATCCGTATTTTATAAAACGTAATTATCCCGAGCTGATCGAGCGCTTCAATATTCCGCTAGATGAGTATCCGCGGCGCTGCATAGCTCAAATCGAAGGCTGGAAGGAGCAGCGGGAAAGGTTGTTTGCCAGCGAAAGCATCGAGCATACCCGCAGTCTGGAATACGCTTCGTATATTCTGGAGGCGATGGAGACGAATCGTCCATACAAAATTGGGGGCAACGTCATGAACACAGGCCTGATTACCAACCTGCCGCAGGAAGCCTGCGTCGAGGTGCCGTGCCTGGTCGATGCTTCGGGCATTACACCGACCTATGTCGGAGCGCTGCCGCCACAGCTTGCCGCATTGAACCGGACGAATATTAATACGCAGCTGCTGACGATCGAAGCGGCGGTTACCGGAAAGAAGGAGCATATCTATCATGCGGCACTGCTTGATCCGCACACAGCTGCGGAGCTCTCGATCGACGACATCGTGGCGATGTGTGACGATTTGATCGAAGCCCATGGGGAGTGGCTGCCGAGGTTTCAATAG